The following are encoded together in the Desulfococcus multivorans genome:
- a CDS encoding SLC13 family permease yields MSFDLIALLTIVSTAFVLFIGGWVRVDVVGLLVLAALALTGLVTTAEALAGFSSPAVVTVWALFILSAGLTRTGIAHQLGQPLQRFSKKSEAVLIVALMTAASLLSALINTVTVAAILLPSTMELARRSERPPSRLLMPLALGCLLGGPFTGISTPPNILVTDALRNAGLEPFAIFDFTPITAVIVTAGIAFMVLIGRRLLPRHTTGGDTGDRRTLGASYQLDTHIFTTHIPAGSPLDGRTLAESRLGSALYLTVLALKRKGIMMLAPRPESVLQSGDILIVHGNPDMAQRYHGSLHLQVESLDRVKDFFPKCLQAAEVLIPEGSPLIGSTLAESGLRREHRVHVIALHCPIEGDVQNLRRHKITAGDRLLLQGEPEALEALSRQEFVSALRFVAADDLKSLAGGRTELLSVRVPQGSVLADHDLVESRLGNAFGLTVVGLVRDDSLLCMPSPTEKVQAGDLLVLQGSARDLQVLECLQDLEIEAQSPTLIAELESQQIGATEVLLSPRTTLAGQTLAELLFRERYGISVLAVWRRGRAYRTGLQDMPLQFGDALLVYGNRRNLEALARNPDFLVLDEAAARAPRLEKAHIAVAVMLAVLLSAILGFVPISIAAVAGATVMVLFGCLSMEEAYRAIEWKVVFLIAGMLPLGAAIENTGAAQMGASALIAAVGDFGPRWVVAALFTVTVIGTQIIPTAALVVLMTPVALSAADTLGISPHLLMMTVAISASSSFASPLSHPAHLLVMSPGGYRFLDYVKVGVPITIISLLVSVGLLPILWPPHG; encoded by the coding sequence TTGTCATTTGACCTCATTGCACTGTTGACGATTGTCTCGACGGCATTCGTATTGTTTATCGGCGGCTGGGTACGGGTCGATGTGGTGGGGCTGCTGGTCCTGGCGGCCCTGGCGTTGACGGGACTGGTCACCACGGCGGAGGCACTGGCCGGCTTCAGCAGCCCGGCGGTGGTCACCGTCTGGGCTTTGTTCATTCTGTCGGCGGGGCTCACACGCACCGGCATCGCCCATCAGCTCGGACAGCCGTTGCAGCGCTTTTCCAAAAAGAGTGAAGCCGTGCTCATCGTGGCCTTGATGACCGCCGCAAGCCTGCTGTCCGCCCTCATCAACACCGTGACGGTGGCCGCCATTCTGCTGCCGTCGACCATGGAGCTGGCAAGGCGGAGCGAGCGGCCGCCCTCCCGACTGCTCATGCCGCTGGCCCTCGGATGTCTCCTTGGCGGTCCGTTTACCGGTATCTCCACACCGCCCAACATTCTAGTAACCGACGCGCTCCGAAATGCCGGCCTGGAACCTTTCGCCATCTTCGATTTCACACCCATCACCGCGGTTATCGTGACGGCCGGCATCGCCTTCATGGTACTCATCGGCCGCCGTCTCCTCCCCCGGCACACTACCGGCGGAGATACCGGCGATCGCCGAACATTGGGGGCCTCCTACCAACTTGATACACATATCTTTACCACACACATTCCAGCGGGATCGCCCCTTGACGGCCGCACCCTCGCCGAGAGCCGACTGGGGTCGGCCCTTTATCTGACGGTGCTGGCGCTCAAACGTAAGGGCATCATGATGCTCGCACCCCGTCCGGAAAGCGTGCTGCAGTCGGGAGACATTCTTATCGTGCACGGTAACCCCGACATGGCGCAACGCTATCATGGCAGTCTGCACCTCCAGGTCGAATCGTTAGACCGGGTTAAAGATTTTTTCCCGAAATGCCTGCAAGCAGCCGAGGTCCTGATCCCCGAAGGATCGCCGCTCATCGGATCCACCCTGGCGGAAAGCGGCCTGCGACGGGAGCATCGCGTTCACGTCATTGCGCTCCACTGTCCCATCGAAGGCGATGTCCAGAACCTGCGACGTCACAAAATCACGGCAGGCGATCGGCTGTTGTTACAGGGGGAACCGGAAGCACTGGAAGCGCTGTCGCGTCAGGAGTTCGTCTCGGCATTACGTTTCGTGGCGGCGGACGACCTGAAATCCCTTGCCGGCGGCCGCACCGAGCTGCTCTCGGTGCGGGTTCCGCAGGGCTCGGTCCTGGCCGATCACGATCTGGTGGAGAGTCGCCTGGGAAACGCATTCGGTCTTACCGTCGTCGGTCTTGTGCGGGATGATTCTCTGTTGTGCATGCCTTCTCCAACCGAAAAGGTGCAGGCGGGCGATCTGCTTGTGCTCCAAGGCTCTGCCAGGGATCTTCAAGTACTTGAATGCCTGCAGGATCTGGAGATCGAAGCCCAGTCCCCGACGCTGATTGCCGAGCTGGAATCCCAGCAGATCGGTGCGACGGAAGTACTGCTCTCCCCAAGGACCACCCTTGCGGGACAAACGCTTGCCGAGTTGCTGTTTCGTGAACGTTACGGCATCAGTGTGCTGGCCGTCTGGCGCAGGGGCCGCGCCTATCGCACCGGGCTTCAGGACATGCCGCTGCAGTTCGGTGACGCCCTACTGGTTTATGGAAACAGACGCAACCTGGAGGCCCTGGCCCGCAACCCCGATTTTCTCGTTCTGGACGAGGCCGCCGCGCGGGCACCCCGTCTGGAAAAAGCGCACATCGCCGTGGCCGTTATGCTGGCCGTCCTCTTGAGCGCCATTCTCGGCTTTGTTCCCATTTCAATTGCCGCCGTCGCCGGGGCGACCGTAATGGTACTTTTCGGATGCCTGAGCATGGAAGAGGCCTATCGGGCCATCGAATGGAAGGTGGTGTTTCTGATCGCCGGCATGTTGCCGTTGGGGGCGGCCATCGAAAATACCGGAGCAGCCCAGATGGGAGCTTCGGCGCTGATCGCCGCAGTCGGGGATTTCGGCCCTCGATGGGTGGTCGCCGCCCTCTTTACCGTGACGGTAATCGGCACGCAGATCATCCCCACGGCGGCGTTGGTCGTGTTGATGACGCCGGTGGCACTCAGCGCCGCCGACACCTTGGGGATCTCGCCGCATCTGTTAATGATGACCGTGGCCATATCGGCTTCCTCGAGCTTTGCCAGCCCCTTGTCACATCCTGCCCATCTGCTGGTTATGAGCCCGGGGGGCTATCGCTTTCTCGATTATGTGAAGGTCGGCGTTCCCATTACGATCATTTCGCTGCTCGTGTCGGTCGGATTGCTTCCCATTCTGTGGCCGCCCCACGGATAG
- a CDS encoding gamma carbonic anhydrase family protein, whose translation MLYKFDGKTPRVSKTAYISETATVIGDVTIGDNCYIGHGAILRGDYGRIVIEYGTAVEEGAIVHAPPNEENRIKDQVTIGHNAVIHGAVIEKMAVVGMGAITSLWSEIGEGAIIAEGGVVKARQIVPPMVVAAGNPVKIVREVSEKDTEFWRWGKKLYIELAERYIQHPMEPVTAVYPPSD comes from the coding sequence ATGTTGTATAAATTTGACGGGAAAACACCAAGGGTTTCCAAAACCGCGTATATCAGTGAAACCGCCACGGTCATCGGGGACGTGACCATCGGTGACAATTGTTACATAGGGCATGGTGCCATCCTGAGAGGCGATTACGGCAGAATTGTCATCGAATACGGAACAGCCGTCGAGGAGGGCGCAATCGTGCATGCGCCCCCCAATGAAGAAAATCGCATCAAGGACCAGGTCACCATCGGACATAATGCCGTTATTCACGGGGCGGTTATTGAAAAAATGGCGGTTGTTGGAATGGGTGCCATTACGAGTTTGTGGTCGGAAATCGGCGAAGGCGCCATTATCGCTGAAGGCGGTGTCGTCAAAGCACGACAGATTGTTCCGCCGATGGTCGTGGCAGCAGGCAATCCGGTGAAAATCGTCCGGGAGGTCAGCGAGAAAGACACTGAATTCTGGCGCTGGGGCAAAAAATTATATATCGAACTGGCTGAACGATATATCCAACATCCAATGGAACCGGTTACGGCGGTGTACCCTCCATCGGATTGA
- a CDS encoding M48 family metallopeptidase yields MESANRSFLSVLVMLCMLVVGCEDTDVNLAIQAGADAVRAVTLDDEEVARLAARVARESDLKHAVAPHDHPLARRLRRLVGDDAGYDGQGFNFKVYLSPTVNAFAMADGTIRIYGGLMDLLDDRELLFVIGHEMGHVAAKHIKEKIMLAYAGSAVRKAIASQQNEIGAIAGSAVGAFAETLLNAQFSQQEEREADDYGVLYLRKRGYDRQPAVSALNKLATLGNGHSFLSSHPSPGTRANRLMADGYDPRVSTELSLKDRIWRRLKMFWPFGV; encoded by the coding sequence ATGGAATCTGCGAATAGAAGCTTTTTATCGGTTTTGGTCATGCTGTGCATGCTTGTCGTCGGGTGCGAGGATACCGATGTCAATCTGGCGATTCAGGCCGGGGCCGATGCCGTCCGGGCCGTCACCCTGGACGACGAAGAGGTGGCGCGCCTGGCCGCTCGCGTCGCCCGGGAATCGGACCTGAAACACGCAGTGGCGCCGCATGATCATCCTCTTGCGCGACGGCTTCGCCGGTTGGTCGGCGACGATGCCGGATACGACGGTCAAGGATTCAATTTCAAGGTCTATCTCTCGCCCACGGTCAACGCCTTTGCCATGGCTGACGGGACCATCCGGATTTATGGCGGGTTGATGGATCTTCTGGACGATCGCGAACTGCTTTTTGTGATCGGTCACGAGATGGGCCACGTGGCGGCGAAACACATCAAGGAAAAGATCATGTTGGCCTATGCCGGCAGCGCCGTCCGGAAGGCGATCGCCTCTCAGCAAAACGAGATCGGTGCCATCGCCGGATCCGCCGTCGGGGCGTTTGCCGAAACGTTGCTCAACGCCCAGTTTTCCCAACAGGAAGAGCGGGAGGCGGATGATTACGGTGTGCTCTATTTGAGAAAACGGGGATATGACCGACAGCCTGCTGTTTCCGCTCTGAACAAATTAGCGACCCTGGGCAACGGCCACTCCTTCCTGTCGAGTCACCCATCCCCGGGAACACGGGCAAACCGGCTGATGGCGGACGGGTACGATCCTCGTGTATCGACGGAATTGTCTCTTAAGGACCGGATTTGGCGCCGGCTGAAAATGTTTTGGCCTTTTGGCGTATAG
- a CDS encoding DUF3786 domain-containing protein has protein sequence MSNPSDTIEKNYQHYLARLSEIDFAEIGKKPGIEYDAGVITLPFFNTRFFISNGGIVDASGNRPEYSVMVILSKYLLSYPDVLHHETDWTAFKDFKKIAQFTNVNYFASDTVRAIENHFSNRLKDLETACAELNGVHQEMETAYDVSVRFDALPHIALLLLFNDRDDEFPATCTVLFQKRAEYYLDPESLAMTSAYLARRLRQQAC, from the coding sequence ATGTCGAATCCATCAGATACCATAGAAAAAAATTATCAGCATTACCTGGCGCGCCTATCAGAGATCGACTTCGCCGAGATCGGAAAAAAGCCGGGTATTGAGTATGACGCCGGGGTCATAACCCTGCCTTTTTTCAACACGCGTTTTTTCATTTCCAACGGCGGCATCGTGGATGCATCCGGGAATCGCCCCGAGTATTCGGTCATGGTGATTCTTTCAAAATATCTACTGTCCTATCCGGACGTCCTCCATCATGAGACGGACTGGACGGCCTTCAAGGATTTCAAAAAGATTGCACAGTTTACAAACGTCAACTATTTTGCCAGCGACACCGTAAGGGCCATTGAAAACCATTTTTCGAACCGCCTGAAGGATCTCGAAACGGCGTGTGCCGAACTGAACGGCGTTCACCAGGAAATGGAAACGGCATACGATGTGTCTGTCCGGTTCGATGCATTGCCTCACATCGCGCTGTTGCTGCTGTTCAATGATCGTGATGACGAATTTCCCGCAACATGCACCGTACTGTTTCAGAAACGCGCGGAATATTATCTCGACCCAGAATCGCTGGCGATGACCAGCGCCTATCTGGCTCGACGCTTGAGGCAACAGGCTTGTTGA